In Hyphomicrobiales bacterium, the genomic stretch CAAGGCAGGAAATCCAGATACGCAGCCCAATGTCGACATCATTATTGGCCCCGGCACAGAAGTCATTGCGGCGGAAGGTAAGATCGTAACGGCTGGCGGATTTGATAGCCACATCCATTACATCTGTCCGCAGCAAATTGACGAAGCGCTAATGTCTGGCGTCACCACCATGCTCGGCGGTGGCACAGGACCAGCGCACGGAACTTTAGCGACAACCTGTACACCCGGCCCGTGGCACATAGGCCGTATGATCCAATCTGCGGACGCCTTCCCAATGAACCTTGCGTTCTCTGGCAAAGGCAATGCGTCGCAACCTGCAGCCTTAGAGGAAATGGTCAAGGGTGGCGCTTGTGCGCTGAAGCTGCATGAAGACTGGGGCACCACGCCTGCCGCGATTGATTGCTGTTTATCTGTTGCTGACGACTATGATGTTCAGGTGATGATCCACACCGATACATTGAACGAATCTGGTTTTGTAGAAAACACGATCAACGCCATTGCAGGCCGTACAATCCACGCCTTCCATACAGAGGGTGCGGGCGGCGGTCATGCGCCGGATATTATCAAGGTCTGCGGCCTTCCCAATATCCTTCCCTCATCAACCAACCCGACCCGCCCTTACACGGTGAACACGCTTGATGAGCATTTGGATATGTTGATGGTCTGCCATCACCTTGATAACAACATTCCCGAAGACATCGCTTTTGCTGAAAGCCGCATTCGCAAAGAGACAATTGCCGCAGAAGATATTCTGCATGATATGGGCGCGTTCTCGATCATTGCATCTGACAGTCAGGCCATGGGCCGTGTGGGTGAAGTTTTGATCCGCACATGGCAAACGGCTGACAAAATGAAACGCCAGCGCGGGAGCCTTTCAGAAGAAACAGGCGAGAATGATAATTTTCGTGTGCGCCGTTATATCGCGAAATATACGATCAACCCAGCAATCGCTCATGGCATTGATGAACACATTGGGTCGGTTGAAGTTGGCAAACGTGCTGACCTCGTCATGTGGTCGCCAGCCTTCTTTGGTGTGAAGCCCGATATGGTTTTGATCGGCGGCTCTATCGCCGCAGCTCCTATGGGTGATCCCAACGCATCGATCCCAACACCGCAACCCGTCCACATGCGACCTATGTTTGGAGCCTTCGGCAAAGCGCTCACCAATTCGTCTGTTACCTTTGTTTCCAAAGCAGCACATGATGCAAACCTTGCAGCCGCATTGGGAACGGAAAAAAAGATGGTTGCCGTTAGCAATACGCGCGGCGGAATCGGGAAATCATCGATGCGCTTAAACCATGCAACGCCTGAGATTGAGGTCCATCCAGAAACTTATGAAGTGCGGGCAAACGGCGAATTGCTCACCTGCGAACCTGCTGACGTGGTGCCAATGGCGCAACGCTACTTCTTGTTCTAGCCATGCTGACCGCAAACCGCATTCTTTCTCACACGCATCATCCAGCGGACACAATCACGCTGGATGAAACCGCGCGCCACCGTCGTCGTATCAAGCTGACGTCAGACAATGGTATCGCATTCCTCCTTGATCTTCCCGCTGCGCGTTTGTTGTTGCACGGCGAAGGGATCGAGCTTGAAGATGGGCGCGTGATTGAGGTGATTGCTGAGCCTGAACCGCTTTATGAAATACGCGCAAAGGATGCTCACCACCTGTTGCAACTCTCTTGGCAATTGGGAAACCGACACTTGCCGACACAAATTTTGCAAGACCATCTACGCATTCGGCAAGATCATGTTATCCGCGAGATGCTCTTAGGGTTGGGCGCAGAAGTGACTGACGTTGTCGCATCATTCAATCCTGAAGGCGGTGCTTATGGCAATCATCACGGGCATTCGCATGACTGATCTCAAATCCATGATCCGCCTGCAAACATGGCTATCACCCGCCTTTCCCATCGGTGCGTTCAGCTATAGCGGCGGCTTGGAAGCGGCAATTGATGAGGGCTACGTGGATGACGCAAAGAGTTTGACCACGTGGCTCACCGACATTCTGGAAAACGGCACGGTTTGGAATGATGCGGTTTTACTGGCTGAAGCGTGGCGATCAGCAACGGATAAAGAGGCGCTTAGTGAATTGGTTGATTTAGCGCAAGCGATGAGTTTTTCATCTGAGCGTTATTTGGAAACCATGGACCAAGGCAGCGCGTTTCTTTTGGCCTCTAAAGCGTGGCAGGAAAATGATCTATTGCCCGCAAAGTGCCCATTGCCAATTGCAATAGGTGTATTGGCAGCCCGCATGGATGTGGCACTTGAAGATACAGTGGCAGCTTCTCTTCATGCTGTTTTATCAAACCAGATTCAAGCAGCCCTTCGGTTGATGAAGCTTGGTCAACAAGGCGCACTAGACGTGCTTGCAAGCTTAGAAGGCAACATTCTCCAAGCAGCAGCCAAAGCCGCTAACTCTACCCTCGACGACCTTGGCAGCTGCGCCATCATTGCAGACATTGCCGCCATGAAACACGAAACAATGCAAAGCAGGATTTTCCGCTCATGAGTATAAATGGCCCTCTACGTGTTGGTATCGGTGGCCCTGTTGGGTCTGGCAAAACAACAATCACGGCAGCTTTGTGCAAGGCCATGCGTGATGAATATTCGCTCGGTGTTGTGACCAATGACATCTACACCCAAGAAGACCGCGATGCGCTGGTGCGTATGCAGGCGTTGCCGTCTGATCGAGTGATTGGAGTGGAGACAGGCGGTTGTCCGCATACGGCAATTCGCGAAGATGCCTCGATCAATCTTCGGGCCATTGCCGACTTAAACGAACAGCATCCTGATTTGGACGTGGTGTTTATCGAATCTGGTGGTGATAATTTGGCTGCGACCTTCTCACCAGAACTTGCCGACATCACGCTTTATGTGATTTCCGTTTGCCAAGGCGAAGAAATCCCGCGCAAAGGTGGGCCCGGCATTACGCGGTCAGATTTACTCATCATCAACAAGCAAGACCTAGCGCCCTATGTAGGGGCTGATTTGAGCGTCATGGACCGCGATGCAACGAAACAAAGAGCGGGAAAACCCTTCGTCTTTTCAGATGCCAAACACGGGCATAACTGTGCGGACATCGTCACTTTTCTAAAGGAGAGTGGTGGGCTTGTCTAAGAGTTAGCAGCCCTAATCAAGACGGAACGAACGCGCGTACGCCGCCCTCACTTTCACCAGCCCATAAAAAAACTCCCAACCATCACGATTATGAAGATTGGGAGTTTGTTTGTTTCAGACCTACCAAATTAGTAGTGAGTAGATCGAGCGCCTGCTGCTTTTTGAAGCGGTGGAGAGAACTTCGTTAGGTCAATTCCTTCCACAGCGTCTTTATATTCCTCAATTGTCGGCGTACGGCCTAGAATTGCGGACAAGACAACAACCGGTGTTGAAGCAAGCAAAGACTCACCTTTTTTCTCAGCGGAGTCTTCCACAACACGACCTTGGAAAAGGCGCGTTGATGTTGCAAGAACGGTGTCGCCTTTTTCAGCTTTCTCTTGGTTACCCATACAAAGGTTACAACCAGGACGCTCAAGATAGAGGATGTTTTCATACTCCAAACGCGCGTCATTTTTTGGCGAAACGTCATCAAACTCAAAACCAGAGTATTTCTGCAAGACGGCCCAGTCGCCTTCTTCCTTCAACTCATCAATGATGTTGTAAGTAGGCGCTGCAACAACCAACGGTGCTTTGAACTCTACGTTGCCAGATTCTTTTTCAAGGTTTTTGAGCATTTGAGAGACGATCTTCATGTCACCCTTGTGCACCATGCAAGAACCGACGAAACCAAGGTCAACTTTCTTATCAGCGTTGTAGTAAGAAATTGGACGGATGGTGTCGTGCGTATAACGTTTTGAAACGTCGATATTGTTTACGTCAGGGTCGGCAATCATTGGTTCGTTGATTGCACTAAGGTCGACGACCACTTCAGCAAAATATTTCGCATTGTCGTCTGGCACCAATGCTGGCTTTTCGCCGGACTTAATTTCATTAATCCGATTATCAGCAATATCAATCAAGCCCTGAAGCGTTTGAGCCTTATTGTCCATGCCTTTTTCAATCATGATTGCAATGCGGTGTTTCGCGATTTCCAATGATTCAATCAGGGTTGCATCTTCTGAAATACAGATCGACGCTTTCGCCTTCATTTCCGCTGTCCAGTCGGTGAATGTAAAGGCTTGGTCGGCTAGAAGTGTGCCGATGTGAACCTCGATGATACGGCCTTGGAAAACGTTGTCGCCAAATTGCTGTAGCATCTGCGCTTGAGTTGCGTGAACAACATCGCGGAAGTCCATGTGGTCGGCCATCTTGCCTTTAAAGGTAACTTTCACTGATTCAGGGATCGGCATGGTTGCCTCGCCTGTCGCGAGTGCCAAAGCAACCGTTCCAGAATCCGCACCAAAGGCAACGCCTTTTGACATGCGTGTATGGCTGTCACCACCGATGATGATTGCCCAGTCATCGACCGTAATATCGTTTAGCACTTTGTGGATCACGTCCGTCATGGCGTGGTATTCACCTTCTGGGTCACGCGCTGTAATCAGACCAAACTTGTTCATGAAGCTCATGAGTTTTGGAATGTTTGCTTGAGACTTCAAATCCCAAACAGATGCGGTGTGACAACCAGATTGGTAAGCGCCATCAACGATTGGAGAAATGACAGTTGCCGCCATCGCTTCAAGTTCCTGCGATGTCATGAGGCCTGTTGTATCTTGTGAGCCAACAATGTTGACCTGCACGCGAACATCAGAACCAGCGTGAAGTACTTTGCCTTTTGCAACACCCACAGCATTCTTGTTGAAGATCCGTTCAACGGCTGTAAGGCCCTGCCCTTCGTGAGAGATTTCTCGCGCACTTGCAAAAACTTGTGGTGCTTCAATGCCGAGTGCTTGTGCCGCAAAGTTTTGCAACTTCTTACCAAAGACCACAGCGTAAGAGCCGCCTGCTTTCATGAACTCAACTTTTTGAGCTGTGAAGGCTGAAGAAACGTCGACGAGTTCTTTGCTACCATCTTCGTTGTATAGCTTGCGTTCTTTCGTATTGATTTTAAGAACGGTGCCCGTCTCAACTGAATATTTTTGCTCCAAAACTGGATTGTTATCGTTATTCCGGATTGTGTTGCCTTCATCATCCTTCTTCTTGACCCAGTTCTTAAGGTCAATACCGATACCGCCGGTAACACCAACAGTTGTCAGGAAGATTGGAGAGATGCCATTTGTACCAGCAACGACTGGTGCAATGTTAATGAACGGTACGTATGGGCTTGCTTTTTTGCCTGTCCATAGCGCCACGTTGTTCACGCCAGACATACGGGATGAACCAACGCCCATCGTGCCTTTTTCAGCGATCAACATAACACGCTTATCAGGGTGCTGTTTTTGAAGCTCTTGAATTTCAACTTGCGCTTCTGGTGAGATCAAGCATTTGCCATGAAGCTCACGGTCAGCGCGAGAGTGTGCCTGATTGCCCGGTGACAATAGGTCAGTTGAGATATCACCTTCACCAGCGATGTAGGTAACAACTTCGATCTCTTCTTCAATGTCAGGTAGCTTTGTAAAGAACTCAGCCTTCGCATAGCTCTCAAGCAATTCTTTCGCGTTTGAATTGCCCGCTTTGTATGCGTCATCAATGCGGTCCATGTCAGCTTCATAAAGGAACACTTGGCCTTTAAGAACATCACACGCTTGGTCGCCAATTGCGCCATCATCGCTGAGAGCGAGATCAAGCAGAACTTCAACTGAAGGTCCGCCTTTCATGTGAGATAGAAGTTCGAAAGCAAATGCTACCGTAATTTCTTCAACTAAAGAATTACCCAAAATGATCTCTTTTAGGAAGCGAGCTTTCGCGCCAGCAGCACTGGTTGTGCCGGGCAGCGTGTTGTAGATGAAGAAATTAAGCGAATCTTCGCGATGCTCGTGCTTCGTATCCTTGATTTGAGCAATTAGCTCGTCAACAAGCGCACTGTCTTCAATTGGTTTCGGGTTAAGGCCCTGTATTTCTCTTGTTTCTATTTCATCTAAATAGGCTGAATATAAGCTCATTTTTGCCTCAACATTTCTCGTGATTTGGGAGTCTGGTGCCGAAAATCAGATTTCCTAGCGTTCCAGATAGCGCATTCAGGACATACATATTTCAGCTAGGCTTGACTTGCAAGTAAACTTCAAACATGTAAAACTTGACCATATTTATCAAGTTTTTATCAGATATCTTAGAAAAATAGCTTTTTGCTAGGCACTGAATGTACCCGAATATGACGACCTCAAGTCGCAGCAGATGAAACATTCTTTCCGCCAACATAGGTCTTGGCGATATTGGCGCGGGTTGCCAGCATGATGATTTTTTCGGCGATCCCTTCCAGATCAAAGAGACCAAAATCTTTGTAGATCGGCGCATTTTTGGCGAAAGGATCAATGAGGATTGCATCAAATTTGTAGCCAACCTCGAATTTGCCGACTTTCAAATCAAGTACATCAGCCCCGCCTGCTGTGGCGATATAAAGAGCTTCGCGAAAATCAACGCGACTGTTCTCAGTGCGCCTTTCAGAGCGATCAAGATCGGGTCGCACACCTTCTTCCAAAAGGCGCGAAGCATTGACGGCGTGACGGCAGCTTTCCAACATGGAAGCACTTGGGCCGCCAGAAATATCTGTACCAAGACCGACACGCACACCTTTTTCCAAAGCTCTACGGAGGGGGAAAACAGCGTTTGAGAAGAAATAGTTTGAGAGCGGACAATGAGCCACGCCCGCGCCCGTTTCTTTCACAACAGCCATGTCATCATCGGATAAGAAGTTCGAGTGTGCCAGAACCGTGTGGCGTGTCATCAGACCAAAATCGCGCAAGGCATTCGTGTCTGATTTCCCCGTGCGCTCGATTACATAACCGTGCTGCCAATCACTTTCAGAACAATGGGTCTGAACATGGCATCCTGTCTTTTCAACCAGATCGCCCAAACCACGCAAAGCGTCATCCGTACAACTTGGAATAAAACGCGGCGTGATGATTGGTTTCACCAAATCCTCATCGCTGTGTTGTGTTTGGACATATTCAATAAATTCTGCCGTCTCAGTGAGCGCGGTTTCCGTATCTTTATCGCGATAATAGTCAGGGCACTCGGCGGCGTTATCCATCACTACTTTGCCGACGAAAGACCGTTGACCTTTAGTGCTGCAGGTATCAGCAAGAATACGCGTGGCTTCGGCATGAATGGTCGCAAAATAAACCGCTGTCGTCGTACCATTTGCAAGTAATGAGGAGACGAGGTCAGCGTAAACCTCTCGAGCAAAAGCCGCATCCTCATATTTCGCTTCCAATGGGAACGTATGTTCTTGAAGCCAGATTTCTAACGGCACATCGAGCGCACTACCAAGTTGTGGCCATTGCGGGGCGTGAATATGAAGGTCCACAAAACCGGGGAACAAATATTGGTCTGGCCCAAATTCCACTAAGCTTTCCGCAGCGCGTGCAGTAGCAAGACTTTGCCGATAATCATCATCGCTGGGGTGCACAACAGATTGAATGACACCCTGATCATCCAACGTTATTAGCGCATCCTTCACACACTCAATTTCGCCGAGTTTTGGTGTATGGATAAACGTTGTAAGAACGCTCTTTCCAGCAAGAGATTGCTTCGTCATTTTTGCCCCTGAGAAACGCCGGAAAAGTCCGATGCCTTATCTTACAAGAACGGAAATATAAAACTAGCCTGAGATGCTCAATTCCGAGGGCAATTTGTACATCTGGGTGGCGTTCTTCATCTTTAAGGTTACAGTCATGTAATGAACCTGAGGAGACGGTGCTGATAAAGTCGGCCTTCCTCAATATCACGCTAGATGAGTTACCTGTATGCCAAGCCCACTAGAAGACACATTGGTCGTCAGTATTGAACAAGCAATAGCCGCCCCCTATTGCTCACGGTTGCTTGCTGACTTGGGTGCGCGCGTTATCAAAGTGGAGCGGCCAGACGGTGGAGATTTTGCCCGCCATTATGATACCCGCGCGCGTGGTCTTTCGAGCCACTTTGTCTGGACCAATCGCTCCAAAGAGAGCCTTGCGTTGGACCTTAAGGAGAAGATGGCAGTTGCAGCACTCAAGAAGCTACTTTCTAAGGCTGATGTGTTTATTCAAAACCTAGCACCAGGTGCGGCAAACAGATTGGGGCTTGGCCACGAACAATTGCGTGAGGAGTTTCCAAAGCTGATTACCTGTTCCATATCCGGTTATGGAGACGGAGGGCCTGACAGTGAGCGCAAGGCTTATGATCTTTTGATACAAGCCGAAGCGGGCCTGCTGTCAGTTACTGGTTCAGGAGAAGCACGAGCGAAATGTGGGATTTCCGTTGCAGACATTTCTGCTGGCACAACAGCCTGCAACGCGATTTTAGCGGCTGTCATCAATCGCTCTAAAACTGGCAAAGGTGACCACGTCGAAGTTTCGATGCTTGAAACCATGGCTGAGTGGATGGGCTTTCCCATGTATTTCTCGATGGATGGTGCAGAACCACCGACAAGAGCTGGTGCGGGACATGCCACCATCTTCCCTTATGGTCCGTATGATACCAGTGACGGAACCGTAATGCTGGGCTTACAAAATGATCGTGAGTGGGATGCTTTTTGTCGTACGGTTTTGCAAAATCAAGAGCTAGCCGATGACCAACGACTTAGAGGTAATGATGGTCGGTTTGCCCATAGGGATGAAATCAACGCGGTCATCTATGCCGTCTTCGAAACCCTCACCACCAACGAAGCAATCAAGCGCTTAGAAGAAGCAGGCATTGGAACAGCCAGCGTCAATACAATGGACAAGCTTTGGCAGCACGAACAATTAAAGGCGCGAAATCGATGGCAGGATATCGAAACGCCCGTAGGCCAAATGCCAGCCCTAAAACCAATCTCCGGCCAAGCTTGGCAACCCACTATGGAACCCGTACCAAGTTTAGGCGAACACACACGCTCTATTTTAGATGAATTGGGATTGGAGCCTCAAGACATTGAGTATCTGGCCCCTGTGAAGGATTAGACGACATGCAATCTGCAAGTGATAATTATATGGAATTGCGCGAGGCGATGAGAGATTTGTGTGGTCAATTCACGCCAGAATATCATCGCACCCATGATGAAAATGCGACCTACCCCGTCGAATTCATCAATGCATTGACCGAGGCTGGATGGCTGGCTGCTATGATCCCCGAAGAATTTGGCGGTTCGGGCCTTGGGCTCACTGAAGCTTCCATCATTATGGAAGAGATCAATCGCAGCGGCGGCAACGCGGGGCATTGTCACGGGCAAATGTACAATATGAGCACATTGCTGCGGAATGGTTCTGACGAGCAAAAAGCAAAGTACCTGCCCAAAATTGCCTCAGGCGAATTACGCCTTCAATCAATGGCTGTCACCGAACCAACAACGGGGACGGATACCACCAAACTGAAAACGACGGCTGTCAGACAAGGTGACAACTATGTAATCAACGGGCAGAAAGTTTGGATTAGCCGCGTCCAGCATTCTGATTTGATGATCTTGCTTGCCCGCACCACGCCGCTTGCTGAGGTGAAACGAAAATCCGAGGGGCTTTCTGTTTTCATCGTCGATCTGCGTGATGCCATTGGCAACGGCATGGAGGTCAAACCGATCCGCAACATGGTCAATCACGAAACCAATGAATTGTTCTTCGACAATTTAGAAATTCCTGCTGAAAATCTTATTGGCGAAGAGGGCAAGGGGTTCCGCTATATCCTCGACGGGCTTAACGCGGAAAGAACGCTGATTGCGGCTGAATGTATTGGAGACGCTTATTGGTTCATTGAAAAAGTCACGGAATACACGAAAGAACGCGTCGTGTTTGACCGCCCGATTGGACAAAACCAAGGCGTCCAATTTCCAATCGCCCGCGCTTACGTGAATACGGAAGCCGCCAACCTTATGCGTTTTGATGCTTGCAGAAAATTTGACGCTAACGAAGACTGCGGCGCTCAGGCGAACATGGCAAAACTGCTTGCAGCCGATGCGTCATGGGAAGCGGCCAATGCGTGTATCCAGTTCCACGGCGGATTTGGGTTTGCTGCTGAATATGATGTTGAGCGTAAGTTTCGTGAGACCCGCCTTTATCAAGTTGCCCCAATCTCCACCAATCTCATTTTATCTTATGTCGCAGAACACATCCTCGATTTGCCGCGCTCCTTTTGACGGATTTCGATAACTAGACAAGCTAGTTTCCTCGCTTTAAATGTTCTGCATTGAGACGGTTATGCTTAGAAGGAAATTCCACGCAATGAAGCCCGTGATCGCAATAACTGGTGGCACAGGTTTTCTTGGAAGGCATGTGATCCAGCATTTTCTAGACCAAGGGGCAACACTGAAAATCCTTGTTCGTAAGCCAGAGCATGTTGACTGGGATCTACCCCCAGAACAAGTTGAAGAACTGGAAGTGATAAAGGGGAGCCTCACAGACAAAGAGGCTTTAGCGCAGCTCGTTGATGGCGCCAATGTCGTTGTCCACATGGCAGGGCTTATCAAAGCAAGACGACCGATTGATTTTGAAACATCCAATGTTGGTGGCACGCGAAATCTCATTGATGTTCTCAAAGCCCAAAACCCTGATTCTGGTTTCGTCTTTGTGTCATCAATGGCTGCCAGAGAGCCAACGTTCTCCCCTTATGCAGCCACAAAAGCGGCTGCAGAAAAAGTGGTTCAAGAACTTATAGACCAACCAATCATCCTTCGCCCCTGCGCAATATATGGCCCTGGAGACGAAGAAACCCTCCCCCTTTTCAAAGCAACTCGCTTGCCGTTTCAACCAGCGCTCAATGGCAAGGAAGCCCGCGTTTGTTTGGTGCATGTCACGGATGTGGCTGACGCGATTGGGCGCTCAGCAATGGCGCTCATCCAAAAGAGCTCTCTTCAAGGAACTTTTGAGGTGAGCGATGAAAGGCACGAAGGCTATCTTTGGCGCGAGATCATTGAGGCTGCATGTCTAACGTGTGAGCAAAAGGCGCGGCCTTTTCATGTGCCACGATTGATCACGAAGACCCTCGGTCGGTTGGGTGACCTGCAAGCAGCAATTACCAGATCAGCGGTGATGCTCACCTCATACAAGGCAGTTGAAGTTCTGCATGAAGACTGGTCGTCAAATGAGAGTGTGCAATTGCCTCAAGAAGTTTGGCAACCGAGCATCACTCTTCCCGAAGGTTTTGAAAATACCGTCCAGTGGTATCGCAACCGCAAGAAGCTTTAATTCAAGAATATCGCAGCATGTCCCCACGCCGTTCCCGTTTCGCCATGCGGCCACGCAGGTCTGCTTAAAGAGATATAACCCGTATATTCCGTATCATAAAAAATGCCATCTCTGATGCCATTAAAATCAACGTCAAAAGCAAGCTGACCTTTTTCTTCATCAAAACGAAGCATGAAGAAGCCTTCTTCTCCGCCAAGTTCTGCACCAAGAATAAATCGATTACCCTTTGGCTCTTTCGCAAGCCAATGCGGACTAAAAAACTTTGGCGTTTTCAAGCGGAAAACTTCGCGTGGATTTGCGGGATCTTGAATGTCCAACACAACAACGGCATTGAGTTTCCCGACCGGCTGTATCCAATATTTTCCAGCGCGCACAGGCACACCACACGCACCGCGAATATGTCCAGGTTTATTGGTCGCTTTGGTTTGTAATGCGTGCACCATTGATATGTTAGGCGTGTCTGTCTCAATTTTTGTGACGTGATAAAACGCGCACCCATAGGTGTTCAGAAAAATCGACCCATCATCCAAAATACGCGGACCAAAACCAGCGGCCTGCGATCCTTCCAAGACAGTGCCGTCTTCCAATTTACCGACAGGCAAATCTAGTGTGTGCAAAAGTGAAAAGTCTGAGTAACGGTAGATTTGCACAACATCAGCCCAAGATGTTTCATGCATCGGTGCACTGGTGACCAAAAAGCGGTCTTTCTTAGGCAATTGAGCGAATGCATAAGGGCGAACAGCCTTCTTCAAACCTGCTACACCTGCAGAGGCCGAACGGATGAGTTCGCCGTCAATTGTGTATTCTGCGATGCCACCATGCCCACCGGGACTGGTGTCTTCTTCAGGGTCAGGGCTTGGGCCATCACTACGTAAAAAACCAACCAACCTCGTACCCTTGGTGGTGCGGCTATAATCATGAGGGAACCGCAATGGTTCTGGCGACTTGAAAGTCTTTTTGATCGTTGAAGACTTGGGATCAGAAACATCAACAATGTAACTCAGTTCATTGTGATGACTGTTCATGAAAAGCGGCTCACCGGCTGGCGGTGCCGCATATTCCATGTGGTGCGGCATCGTATCCTTATGGCCAATCGGTGTGGTTGTAAGAGGCTCGCCCTTTGTTTCACTCTTAGGGTCAACATCAAGCGTTACCAAAAAATCTGAATCTCGCTTGTTATTGTCACCAGCAAAAATCAAC encodes the following:
- the ureC gene encoding urease subunit alpha produces the protein MSAKISRAAYADMFGPTTGDKVRLADTELFIEVEKDFTTYGEEVKFGGGKVIRDGMGQSQTTRADGAVDTVITNALIVDYTGIYKADIGLKDGEIIAIGKAGNPDTQPNVDIIIGPGTEVIAAEGKIVTAGGFDSHIHYICPQQIDEALMSGVTTMLGGGTGPAHGTLATTCTPGPWHIGRMIQSADAFPMNLAFSGKGNASQPAALEEMVKGGACALKLHEDWGTTPAAIDCCLSVADDYDVQVMIHTDTLNESGFVENTINAIAGRTIHAFHTEGAGGGHAPDIIKVCGLPNILPSSTNPTRPYTVNTLDEHLDMLMVCHHLDNNIPEDIAFAESRIRKETIAAEDILHDMGAFSIIASDSQAMGRVGEVLIRTWQTADKMKRQRGSLSEETGENDNFRVRRYIAKYTINPAIAHGIDEHIGSVEVGKRADLVMWSPAFFGVKPDMVLIGGSIAAAPMGDPNASIPTPQPVHMRPMFGAFGKALTNSSVTFVSKAAHDANLAAALGTEKKMVAVSNTRGGIGKSSMRLNHATPEIEVHPETYEVRANGELLTCEPADVVPMAQRYFLF
- a CDS encoding urease accessory protein UreE, whose protein sequence is MLTANRILSHTHHPADTITLDETARHRRRIKLTSDNGIAFLLDLPAARLLLHGEGIELEDGRVIEVIAEPEPLYEIRAKDAHHLLQLSWQLGNRHLPTQILQDHLRIRQDHVIREMLLGLGAEVTDVVASFNPEGGAYGNHHGHSHD
- a CDS encoding urease accessory protein UreF — protein: MAIITGIRMTDLKSMIRLQTWLSPAFPIGAFSYSGGLEAAIDEGYVDDAKSLTTWLTDILENGTVWNDAVLLAEAWRSATDKEALSELVDLAQAMSFSSERYLETMDQGSAFLLASKAWQENDLLPAKCPLPIAIGVLAARMDVALEDTVAASLHAVLSNQIQAALRLMKLGQQGALDVLASLEGNILQAAAKAANSTLDDLGSCAIIADIAAMKHETMQSRIFRS
- the ureG gene encoding urease accessory protein UreG is translated as MSINGPLRVGIGGPVGSGKTTITAALCKAMRDEYSLGVVTNDIYTQEDRDALVRMQALPSDRVIGVETGGCPHTAIREDASINLRAIADLNEQHPDLDVVFIESGGDNLAATFSPELADITLYVISVCQGEEIPRKGGPGITRSDLLIINKQDLAPYVGADLSVMDRDATKQRAGKPFVFSDAKHGHNCADIVTFLKESGGLV
- a CDS encoding bifunctional aconitate hydratase 2/2-methylisocitrate dehydratase, which gives rise to MSLYSAYLDEIETREIQGLNPKPIEDSALVDELIAQIKDTKHEHREDSLNFFIYNTLPGTTSAAGAKARFLKEIILGNSLVEEITVAFAFELLSHMKGGPSVEVLLDLALSDDGAIGDQACDVLKGQVFLYEADMDRIDDAYKAGNSNAKELLESYAKAEFFTKLPDIEEEIEVVTYIAGEGDISTDLLSPGNQAHSRADRELHGKCLISPEAQVEIQELQKQHPDKRVMLIAEKGTMGVGSSRMSGVNNVALWTGKKASPYVPFINIAPVVAGTNGISPIFLTTVGVTGGIGIDLKNWVKKKDDEGNTIRNNDNNPVLEQKYSVETGTVLKINTKERKLYNEDGSKELVDVSSAFTAQKVEFMKAGGSYAVVFGKKLQNFAAQALGIEAPQVFASAREISHEGQGLTAVERIFNKNAVGVAKGKVLHAGSDVRVQVNIVGSQDTTGLMTSQELEAMAATVISPIVDGAYQSGCHTASVWDLKSQANIPKLMSFMNKFGLITARDPEGEYHAMTDVIHKVLNDITVDDWAIIIGGDSHTRMSKGVAFGADSGTVALALATGEATMPIPESVKVTFKGKMADHMDFRDVVHATQAQMLQQFGDNVFQGRIIEVHIGTLLADQAFTFTDWTAEMKAKASICISEDATLIESLEIAKHRIAIMIEKGMDNKAQTLQGLIDIADNRINEIKSGEKPALVPDDNAKYFAEVVVDLSAINEPMIADPDVNNIDVSKRYTHDTIRPISYYNADKKVDLGFVGSCMVHKGDMKIVSQMLKNLEKESGNVEFKAPLVVAAPTYNIIDELKEEGDWAVLQKYSGFEFDDVSPKNDARLEYENILYLERPGCNLCMGNQEKAEKGDTVLATSTRLFQGRVVEDSAEKKGESLLASTPVVVLSAILGRTPTIEEYKDAVEGIDLTKFSPPLQKAAGARSTHY
- the guaD gene encoding guanine deaminase is translated as MTKQSLAGKSVLTTFIHTPKLGEIECVKDALITLDDQGVIQSVVHPSDDDYRQSLATARAAESLVEFGPDQYLFPGFVDLHIHAPQWPQLGSALDVPLEIWLQEHTFPLEAKYEDAAFAREVYADLVSSLLANGTTTAVYFATIHAEATRILADTCSTKGQRSFVGKVVMDNAAECPDYYRDKDTETALTETAEFIEYVQTQHSDEDLVKPIITPRFIPSCTDDALRGLGDLVEKTGCHVQTHCSESDWQHGYVIERTGKSDTNALRDFGLMTRHTVLAHSNFLSDDDMAVVKETGAGVAHCPLSNYFFSNAVFPLRRALEKGVRVGLGTDISGGPSASMLESCRHAVNASRLLEEGVRPDLDRSERRTENSRVDFREALYIATAGGADVLDLKVGKFEVGYKFDAILIDPFAKNAPIYKDFGLFDLEGIAEKIIMLATRANIAKTYVGGKNVSSAAT
- a CDS encoding CaiB/BaiF CoA-transferase family protein — encoded protein: MPSPLEDTLVVSIEQAIAAPYCSRLLADLGARVIKVERPDGGDFARHYDTRARGLSSHFVWTNRSKESLALDLKEKMAVAALKKLLSKADVFIQNLAPGAANRLGLGHEQLREEFPKLITCSISGYGDGGPDSERKAYDLLIQAEAGLLSVTGSGEARAKCGISVADISAGTTACNAILAAVINRSKTGKGDHVEVSMLETMAEWMGFPMYFSMDGAEPPTRAGAGHATIFPYGPYDTSDGTVMLGLQNDREWDAFCRTVLQNQELADDQRLRGNDGRFAHRDEINAVIYAVFETLTTNEAIKRLEEAGIGTASVNTMDKLWQHEQLKARNRWQDIETPVGQMPALKPISGQAWQPTMEPVPSLGEHTRSILDELGLEPQDIEYLAPVKD